In the genome of Bombus affinis isolate iyBomAffi1 chromosome 7, iyBomAffi1.2, whole genome shotgun sequence, one region contains:
- the LOC126918234 gene encoding high affinity cAMP-specific and IBMX-insensitive 3',5'-cyclic phosphodiesterase 8-like isoform X5 yields the protein MGCKTSMLECIEDTGEAEKRKHSDMVNQGSLLGKTEYDVLRRRSSFEDIAVDDDENADCSALKGPQNIEAHPLTNSVPSLIKILLVFPKDDQQMDVLATTSRRLGWSVSVAKDAEKAVEFFQNRGHELVIIDHRGQRAAEADTICRAIRSSPAYHNSIIIALVKKSFLMHGEKDKIATLDLLETGFSRALMECSHERLLINELVGIYASALLPRTQLAAANALYVALDRCRDMVHVTNDKHIVQFVNKISEKLLGYKTSEILGKSIADIVVYDNFVLMEQHISKGREFEGNMNCKRKNNQMITISCRVIPFSISLKKPTHYIYIYDTTYLSENIGSLSPTPSQSVYSRGNMIVSQRRTSDMKSSEGRRRSSAHKLHSLQLDAPITKVISLLSNAITESTTPDTTAQIEKAIDILKTTELYVPSLREDTDPVTTDLVGALLASPRKAWESRRSSVESTRVSTTKGFTTTTASRMQIKGFRGPQEIAEILERCLEWNFDIFKLEILTEKRPLLFLGTTIMNLYRVPARLGCEEKVVQNWLTVIEMNYQSRNSYHNSTHAADVLQATARFMQSERLQQILEPLDEVATLVAAAAHDVDHPGRSSQFLCNSDNKLAILYNDLSVLESHHAALTFKLSLSDDNVNIFKNLERDTYKQLRQTVIDMILATEMTKHFEHLAKFMNVCSARMMDSPQLDDYSDTVDMSVVLQPENVVLVKRMMIKCADVSNPTRPLKCCVEWARRIAEEYFNQTDEEKRMQLPVLMPMFDRATCSIPKAQIGFVDFIINDMVEAWDAFIDMPEMVGYMRQNYEKWKEYNDRGISTLPDIEKIQELPELRIYQLPS from the exons GGAAAACAGAGTACGATGTTTTAAGAAGAAGATCGTCGTTCGAAGACATCGCTGTTGATGACGACGAAAATGCAGATTGCTCAGCGTTA AAAGGACCGCAAAATATCGAAGCTCATCCGTTAACGAACAGTGTCCCTAGTCTCATAAAA ATATTACTGGTCTTCCCCAAAGATGACCAACAAATGGACGTTCTCGCCACCACTTCGAGGCGATTGGGATGGAGCGTGTCGGTGGCGAAAGACGCGGAAAAAGCGGTCGAATTCTTTCAAAATCGAGGTCACGAGCTAGTGATCATCGATCATCGGGGGCAACGCGCTGCAGAGGCCGATACGATTTGTAG GGCGATTAGGTCTAGTCCCGCTTATCATAATTCCATTATTATAGCACTTGTAAAGAAATC GTTCCTTATGCACGGCGAGAAAGATAAAATAGCGACGCTGGATTTACTGGAGACAGGATTCAGCAGA GCTCTAATGGAGTGTTCCCACGAGAGACTCTTAATAAACGAACTAGTAGGAATTTATGCTAGTGCACTATTACCAAGGACACAACTGGCGGCTGCCAACGCGCTGTATGTAGCTCTTGACAGATGCCGCGACATGGTACACGTGACGAACGATAAACATATTGTACAG TTTGTTAATAAAATTAGCGAGAAGTTACTAGGCTATAAGACCAGCGAAATCTTGGGGAAAAGCATCGCGGATATAGTGGTCTACGATAATTTTGTTCTAATGGAACAACACATAAGCAAAGGCCGGGAATTCGAAGGGAACATGAATTGTAAACGAAAGAACAATCAAATGATCACAATCAGTTGCAGGGTGATACCTTTCAGTATTAGCTTGAA AAAACCGActcattatatttatatatacgatACGACGTACTTGTCAGAAAATATTGGCTCGCTCAGCCCGACTCCGTCACAGTCCGTGTACTCGAGAGGAAACATGATTGTGTCTCAGAGAAGGACGTCTGATATGAAGTCTAGCGAGG GCCGCAGGCGGTCCAGTGCACACAAGTTACACAGTTTGCAATTAGATGCACCCATTACAAAAGTGATCAGCCTTCTTTCTAACGCGATCACCGAATCTACGACCCCTGATACAACAGCACAAATCGAAAAG GCCATTGATATTCTCAAAACTACCGAACTGTATGTGCCATCCCTAAGGGAAGATACCGATCCAGTAACAACCGATCTCGTCGGGGCCTTGCTCGCC TCACCGAGGAAAGCGTGGGAATCGAGAAGATCATCTGTTGAATCTACGCGAGTTTCGACGACAAAGGGTTTCACTACGACTACTGCTTCGCGTATGCAAATCAAAGGTTTCAGAGGGCCTCAGGAGATCGCGGAAATTTTGGAAAGATGTTTGGAATGGAATTTCGATATATTCAAACTAGAAATATTAACCGAAAAAAG GCCACTACTCTTTTTGGGGACGACCATCATGAATCTGTACCGCGTGCCTGCCAGACTCGGTTGTGAAGAAAAGGTCGTACAGAACTGGTTAACCGTAATCGAGATGAATTATCAGAGTCGAAATAGTTATCATAATTCGACGCACGCTGCAGATGTGTTACAAGCTACTGCTAGATTCATGCAGTCTGAAAGGCTGCAACAGATCTTGGAACCTTTGGACGAGGTCGCGACTCTGGTTGCAGCTGCTGCTCACGACGTCGATCATCCGGGTAGATCTAG TCAATTTCTTTGCAACTCTGACAACAAACTAGCGATTCTCTACAACGATCTATCCGTCCTTGAATCACATCATGCAGCACTAACCTTTAAATTATCACTGTCGGATGACAATGTGAATATTTTCAAA AACTTGGAAAGGGACACCTATAAACAACTTCGTCAAACAGTGATAGACATGATCCTAGCCACCGAGATGACGAAACATTTCGAACATCTGGCTAAGTTCATGAACGTTTGCAGTGCAAGGATGATGGACAGCCCACAATTAGAC GATTACTCGGACACCGTGGATATGTCAGTTGTGTTACAACCAGAGAATGTAGTATTGGTTAAAAGAATGATGATCAAATGCGCGGACGTATCGAATCCGACTCGACCATTAAAGTGCTGCGTCGAATGGGCCAGACGTATCGCAGAAGAGTATTTTAATCAG aCTGACGAAGAAAAAAGGATGCAACTGCCGGTACTGATGCCAATGTTCGATAGAGCAACGTGTTCGATACCAAAAGCGCAAATCGGTTTCGTCGATTTTATTATCAACGACATGGTCGAGGCGTGGGATG CATTTATCGACATGCCAGAGATGGTGGGATATATGAGGCAGAATTACGAGAAATGGAAAGAATATAAC GATCGAGGCATATCAACTTTACCGGACATCGAAAAGATACAAGAGCTCCCCGAACTTCGAATATACCAGCTACCTTCGTGA